Below is a window of Acidobacteriota bacterium DNA.
CCTGTCTAGTCGTCGAGCGACGTAATCACATCGGCGGCAACGCTTACGACCATTACGACACGGCGGGCGTGTTAGTTCACTCCTATGGACCACATTATTTTCGCACAAACTCGCAGCGCATTATCGATTATCTGAGCCAGTTCACCGAGTGGCACAAAGTTGAATACAAGATCTTGTCGTGGACGCACGGTCGCTTCTGGCAATTCCCCATTAACTTGAATACCTTCGAGCAACTCATCGGGAGACCGTCGAACACCGAAGAGATGGAGGCTACACTCGCGCAGTGGCGCGTGCCTACCGACAATGCGAAGAATTCGGAAGAGGTGATCGTTTCCCAAGTAGGATGGAAACTTTACGAAATGTTCTTCAAAAACTACACGCGTAAGCAATGGCAACGCGATGCCAAAGGGCTGGATCCAAGCGTATGCGGGCGGATTCCGATCCGCACCAATCGTGATGATCGCTATCTCTCAGAGAAATTCCAGGCGCTGCCAAAAGACGGTTACACAGCCATGTTCCGGAAAATGCTTTCGCACCCAAACATCGAGGTATGGCTAAACACCAACTACCGTGAGGTGCGTAGACATGTGCGATTTGGTCACCTTATTTTCACAGGCCCAATTGATGAGTACTTTGGTCATTGCTTCGGTCGCTTGCCCTATCGTTCACTCCGCTTCGAACCGGAAACCTTGTCACAGGAATATTTCCAGCCGGCAATGCAAGTAAATTACCCTAACGATCACGAGTTTACTCGCATTGTGGAAATCAAATATGCAACGGGGCAAAACCTGCCGTCGACTACGATCGTGCGCGAGTATCCCCAAAATTTCGCACCTGGCCGGGAGCCGTACTATCCAATTCCAGCTCCGGACGCAAAAGCTGTCTACTCTAAGTACGCTGAGCGCGCCGTGTTGGAAAGGAACGTAACCTTCGTCGGCAGACTCGCCACCTACCGCTATTACAATATGGATCAGATAGTTGGCATGGCTTTGGCAGAATTTGATCGCTTGCGGCTTCGCCGGCAGCATCAGCTCGTCGCCGCTCAAGTCTCAACCCTTAACCCTTAACTTAACTGTCCCGTAGTAGTCCGACTTGATGACGCCTCTTGTTTCTATTCTCATACCGGCCTACAACGCGGAGCGCTGGATTGCTGATACTATACGCTCCGCACTGGCACAGACCTGGCCAAGAAA
It encodes the following:
- the glf gene encoding UDP-galactopyranose mutase, which gives rise to MTFDFLIVGAGFAGSVLAERIATQLGKTCLVVERRNHIGGNAYDHYDTAGVLVHSYGPHYFRTNSQRIIDYLSQFTEWHKVEYKILSWTHGRFWQFPINLNTFEQLIGRPSNTEEMEATLAQWRVPTDNAKNSEEVIVSQVGWKLYEMFFKNYTRKQWQRDAKGLDPSVCGRIPIRTNRDDRYLSEKFQALPKDGYTAMFRKMLSHPNIEVWLNTNYREVRRHVRFGHLIFTGPIDEYFGHCFGRLPYRSLRFEPETLSQEYFQPAMQVNYPNDHEFTRIVEIKYATGQNLPSTTIVREYPQNFAPGREPYYPIPAPDAKAVYSKYAERAVLERNVTFVGRLATYRYYNMDQIVGMALAEFDRLRLRRQHQLVAAQVSTLNP